ACACTCCCCCGGAGGCGACGGCGCCGATGCTCGTCGTCGCCTACCTGTCGTCGTACGCCGTCGGCGCGGCACTCAGCTTCGCCGTCCTCCAGCGCACCGTGGGCGGGCTCGAGGCACCGCAGCTCGTGCGCTTCCTCGTCCGCATGGTCGTCGTCCTGGCCGCCGCGGGCGCTGCCGCTTGGCTGGTCCAGCTGTCGATGGCCGGCCTCGGCGAGCGCCCCGGCCCGCTCCTGGCGCTGCTGCGCGGCGGGACCAGCGCCCTCGTGGGGGGCGTCGTGCTGCTCGTCGGGGCGAAGCTGATGCGGGTCCGCGAGGTGACCACCCTCGTCGACACCGTCGCGGCGCGCCTGCGGCGCGGGTGAGACTCCCTAGAGTGGGTCCGAGCAAGACGACAGACGCCGGACCGGTGGGGAGCGAGGTGAGCGATGCCGACGTCGATGCAGGCCGGTGACGTCCTCGCCGGGCGCTATCGGCTCGACGACCTGCTCGCCGAGAGCGCCGGCGGGCGGTTCTGGCGCGCCCACGACCAGGTGCTGCACCGCGCGGTCTCGGTGCACCTGCTGCCCGGCGACGACGAGCGCGCGCCGGCGCTGCTCGAGGCCGCCCGGCGCAGCGGTCCGGTGGTCAACCGTCGCCTGCTCCGCGTGCTCGACGCGGAGGTCGCCGACGGCCGGTGCTACGTCGTCAACGAGTGGGGCCAGGGCGAGTCGCTCGACATCCTGCTCACCCGCGAAGGTCCGCTGGCGCCCCGGCGCGCGGCCTGGCTCGTCGGGGAGGTGGCCGACAGCATGGCCGAGGCCCACGACGCCGGCCTCGCCCACGGCTGCCTGACCCCGGAGAACGTGCTGATCGACCAGCACGGGCAGGTGCGGATCATCGGCTTCGGGGTGGAGGCGGCCCTGCGCGGACTGCCCGCCGGGCGGATCAGCGTCGACGAGATCGACCTCGCCGGGCTGCTCTACTGCGCGCTCACCGGCAAGTGGGCCGGCGTGTCGGAGTCGGGGGTCCCCGCGGCTCCCGAGGTGCACGGCGACGTGCTGCGCCCGCGTCGCGTCCGGGCCGGCATCCCGCGGATGCTCGACGCGCTGTGCGACCAGGTCCTCAACCCCGAGCACGCGCCGGGCGAGGCCGGCTCCGACTACACCGCGCGCCGGCTCCGCGACCTGCTCCACGACTACGTCGGCGACGTCGCCGGGACGCCCCTGCCCGTGGCGCCCGGGGTCCCGCTGGTCACCACGCCCACCCCGACACCGACCGTCCCGGACGGCGACGTCGTCGACGCCGACGCGATCGAGCCGGACCCGGAGCCCGCACCCGAGCCCGAGGCCGCACCCGACCCTGAGCCCGACCCGCAGCCCGAGCCGGCCCCGACGCCCGTCGTCGACCTCCCCACCCAGGCGGGGATGCCGGTCTTCCACGACGACGACGAGGTCGACTGGCTCCGCGCGCGCGCCGACAAGCCCGCTCCCCCGCCGCCGCTCGACGACCCGACCCCGAAGCCGCTCTTCGCCCCCGACCCGCCCGACGGGGAGCCCGTACGCCGTCCGCGTCCCGGCAGCCGCGCGGCCAACGGCGGCCAGGGCTACTGGCCCTGGGACGTCTCCCAGGACTCCTCGGTCAGCCAGGACTCCGGCGTCCGGCCGCCGCCCGGTCGTGACACGGGTTCGTGGTCGTCGGGGTCGTGGGCGGGCGACCGCTGGGGCACCGGCGACGGGCTCGACGACACCGGCGAGCAGGTCCCGGGACGCAGCTGGATCCGGCTCGCGATGATCGTGGGCATCTGCCTGCTGGTGGGTGTCGCGGCCGTCGCGGCCTACCAGCTCGGGCTGAAGCCGCCCATCCCCGGCGACTCCACGGACGAACCGACCACGAGCGCGAGCCCGACCGCGACCGAGCCGACGCCCTTCACCGACCTCGTCGCCGACGACTTCGACCCGCAGGGCGCGCCGCCGCGCGAGGAGAACCCCGAGCAGGTCCCCAACGTCGTCGACGGCGATCCCGCGACCGCGTGGACCACGTCGACCTACGAGCAGAACTTCGGTCCCGGCGGGCTCAAGAGCGGCGTCGGCGTCGTCATCGACCTCGGCACCACCCGCGCGGTGCGCCGGGTGGTCGTGACCACCTCGGGCGGCCAGACCGCCCTGGCGGCGTACGTCACCTCCGAGGCGCCCACGGGCGTCGCGGGCCTCACCCCGGTCGACACCGCCTCCGCCGACGGCCCGGTCACGATCGAGCTCGACGAGGCGGTCTCGGGCCGCTACGTCACCGTCTGGCTGACCCTGATCCCGGCGGTCGACGGCGGGTTCCGCGGCACGATCTCCGAGGTGCAGGTGCTCGGATGACCGCTCCGGTGAGCGACCGGTCCGACCAGGCGCTCCTCCAGGCGCACGTCGACGGGGACGCCGACGCCTTCGGCGAGCTCTTCGCCCGCCACCGCGACCGGCTGTGGGCGGTCGCGCTGCGCACCATGGGCAACCCCGAGGACGCCGCTGACGGCTTGCAGGACGCGATGGTCGCTGCGTTCCGCCGCGCCGGCTCCTTCCGGGGAGAGGCCGCCGTGACCACCTGGCTGCACCGCGTCGTGGTCAATGCCTGCCTCGACCGGATCCGCGCGTCGAAGATCCGCCGGCTCGAGGCGCTGCCCGACGACGTCGAGGACCGGGGCACGCTCGTCGCGACCGCGGTGCACGACGACCGCCCCGAGGAGGCGGCCGAGGACAACGAGCGGCGCCGGCGCGTGCTGGCCGCCCTCGCGACGCTCCCGGCCGACCAGCGCGCGGCGCTGGTGCTGGTCGACATGGAGGGCTACCCGGTCGCGGAGGTGGCGCTGATGCTCGACTGCGCCGAGGGCACCGTGAAGTCGCGCTGCTCGCGGGGTCGTACGCGCCTGGCCGGCCTCCTGGCCGACCTGCACCACCCGGCCGGTGACCCGCCTCACGGGAACCCGCCCCCCGACGGGCCCGTCCAACCCACCGTGCGGCCCCGCGGGCCACCACGCGCCTGAGCCCACTCACCCGCCCGACCGCCGATCCTCGAGGAGGTGACCCGATGACCGATTCCCCCCGCCCGAGCCCCGAGCAGGAGGCCGTACGCCGCCTCCTGGCCGAGTCGCGCCACGACGGGCCCACTCCTCCGGAGGTCGTCGCCCGCCTCGACGACACGCTCGCGTCCCTGGTGGCCGAGCGCGGCGCCGCACCCCTGGCGTCCGAGGAGCCCGTGCCCGCACCGGTGACCGACCTCGGTGCCCGCCGCCGACGCCTGGCGGGCGTCGGGCTGCTCGCAGCGGCCGCCGTGGTGGTCGCGGGCGTCGCCCTCGGCCAGGCGCTGCCGCGCTCGGGTGACGACACCGCCGCCGGTGGTGACGCCGCCACCGCCGACCGCGAGAGCTCGCTCGCCGAGTCGGCCCAGCCGGACGCCGAGGACGACAGCTCCGCCGGGTCCGCCGAGACCGCGCCCGAGTCCTTGAAGAGCACGATGGTCGCCCCTGACGCCGGCCTCCCGACGCTGTCGTCGGCCGACCCGTCGCTCGACCAGCAGGTGCAGGACCTCCGTGAGGACCTCGCGCGCTTCCAGCTCGGCTCGACCGACGCGCTCGGGCGGTGCGAGCTGCCCGCGACCGGCTCCGTACGTCGCCTCGCAGCGCAGGTCGACGGCCAGGCCGGGGCACTGGTCTTCCAGCGCCCGGACGGCGCGGCCCAGCAGGTCGCGGTCTACGTCTGCGGCGTGGCCGAGCCCGTGCGTACGCTCACGCTCCCCGCTCCCTGAGGAGCTCGTCGCCGGGGTGGGGTCCGCATCACCCCCGGCGCGGGAAGAACGCTGGCCTACGATCGGTTGAGCACGTAGGAAGACACCCGACCCAGCAGGAGTGACACAGCCCCATGAGCGAGACCACCGGCACGCGCAACGTGATCATCATCGGCTCGGGGCCCTCGGGCTACACCGCCGCTGTCTACGCGGCCCGTGCAGCGCTGGAGCCGCTGGTGTTCGAGGGATCGGTCACCGCCGGCGGTGCGCTGATGAACACCACCGAGGTGGAGAACTTCCCCGGCTTCCGTGACGGCATCATGGGCCCCGCACTGATGGACGAGATGCGTGCGCAGGCCGAGCGCTTCGGCGCCGAGCTGGTCTCCGACGACGTGGTCGAGGTCGACCTGACCGGTGACGTGAAGGTCGTCAGGACCGCCACCGACACCTACACCGCGCGCTCGGTGATCCTGTCCACGGGCTCGGGCTACCGCAAGCTCGGCCTGCCTCGCGAGGACGAGCTGTCCGGTCGCGGTGTGTCGTGGTGCGCGACGTGCGACGGCTTCTTCTTCCGGGAGCAGGCCATCGCCGTCGTCGGTGGCGGCGACTCGGCCATCGAGGAGGCGACCTTCCTCACCCGCTTCGCCTCGAAGGTCTACCTCATCCACCGCCGCGACGAGCTGCGTGCCTCCAAGATCATGCAGGAGCGTGCCTTCGCCGACCCGAAGCTCGAGATGGTGTGGAACTCCGAGGTCGCCGCGATCAACGGCGCCGACAAGCTCGAGTCGATCGACCTGCGCGACACCGTGACGGGCGAGGAGCGCCGGCTCGACGTCACGGGCCTCTTCATCGCGATCGGGCACGACCCCCGCTCGGAACTGCTGACCGGCCAGGTCGACCTCGACGACGACGGCTACGTCCTCGTCGAGCACCCCTCGACCAAGACCAACCTGCCGGGCGTCTTCGCCGCGGGTGACCTCGTCGACCACCACTACCGCCAGGCGATCACCGCTGCCGGCACCGGCTGCGCGGCCGCCCTCGACGCCGAGCGCTTCATCGCAGCCCTCGACCACGAGGCGTCCACCGCGGGTGACGCGGCGGCTACCGTCGAGGCGATCGCCGAAGAGGTGCAGACCGCCGGCGCCTGAGCACCTCAGCCACCTCGCGCGGCTCGTCGACCCACAGACCCACCCGGGTCACGGTCGACGAGCCGTGCGGCGTCCGGAGCGTCGTCGGTCCGGTGAGCACCAGCTCGAGGTTCGTGCGGCTGCCGACACCGATCAGCAGCATCGCGCCCTCGCCCTCGCCCTGGACGTGCACGGACCTCAGCAGGCCCGGGAGCTCGTGGTCGACGGTGCGCACGCCGGCGATGCGCTCCAGGGGTACGTCGACGCGGGCGTGGATGCCGTCGCGCACCTGCAGCATCGCCTCGCCCAGCAGGTGCGGGCGCACGCGGTAGGCCGCGAGCATCCCCAGCATCCACACCAGGCCCCAGACGCCGAGCACCAGCAGCGGGATCCGCAGCGGCGTCCACCACCGGCTGAGCACCACGTCGAGCACCACGACCTCGACGGCGGAGCCGAAGATCCACAACCAGAGCATCGGGGCGACGAGCCGCGAGTAGCCGATGGGTGTCGCGCCGGCCGGCACGTCGGGTCGGCGTACGAGCCAGCGCCCCAGCGCCCGGTAGAGCGTGATCTCCAGCCTCAGCGCCTTCCAGGCCAGGGCCAGGCCGCGGCGTACGGCGTCCATCACGCCTCCTCCATCAGCCGGGCGAACCGGCCGGTCGTGTCGTCGAGCACCTCGCTGAAGACCGCGAGGCGCTCCGGCGGGACGTCCCCGAACAACCGTCCTGCCAGGTCGGTGTGGGACGCCACGAGGTCGTCCACGGTGCGCGTGCCCAGCTCCGTCAGCGTGACGAGGGTCGCCCGACGGTCCGTGGGGTGGTCCTCCCGCGTCACGTGCCCGCTGGCGACGAGTCCGTCCACCAGGCCTGTGACGTTGCGAGGGGTGACGCCGAGCGCCTGCGCCAGCGCCTGCTGGGTGCTCGGTCCGCCCGCACCGACCACCCACAGCACGTGCACGCGCGAGGTCGTGAGGCCCTGCTCGCGCTCGAAGCGGGCCAGGTCGGCCTGCACA
This sequence is a window from Nocardioides sp. S5. Protein-coding genes within it:
- a CDS encoding protein kinase family protein, translated to MPTSMQAGDVLAGRYRLDDLLAESAGGRFWRAHDQVLHRAVSVHLLPGDDERAPALLEAARRSGPVVNRRLLRVLDAEVADGRCYVVNEWGQGESLDILLTREGPLAPRRAAWLVGEVADSMAEAHDAGLAHGCLTPENVLIDQHGQVRIIGFGVEAALRGLPAGRISVDEIDLAGLLYCALTGKWAGVSESGVPAAPEVHGDVLRPRRVRAGIPRMLDALCDQVLNPEHAPGEAGSDYTARRLRDLLHDYVGDVAGTPLPVAPGVPLVTTPTPTPTVPDGDVVDADAIEPDPEPAPEPEAAPDPEPDPQPEPAPTPVVDLPTQAGMPVFHDDDEVDWLRARADKPAPPPPLDDPTPKPLFAPDPPDGEPVRRPRPGSRAANGGQGYWPWDVSQDSSVSQDSGVRPPPGRDTGSWSSGSWAGDRWGTGDGLDDTGEQVPGRSWIRLAMIVGICLLVGVAAVAAYQLGLKPPIPGDSTDEPTTSASPTATEPTPFTDLVADDFDPQGAPPREENPEQVPNVVDGDPATAWTTSTYEQNFGPGGLKSGVGVVIDLGTTRAVRRVVVTTSGGQTALAAYVTSEAPTGVAGLTPVDTASADGPVTIELDEAVSGRYVTVWLTLIPAVDGGFRGTISEVQVLG
- the sigM gene encoding RNA polymerase sigma factor SigM; this encodes MTAPVSDRSDQALLQAHVDGDADAFGELFARHRDRLWAVALRTMGNPEDAADGLQDAMVAAFRRAGSFRGEAAVTTWLHRVVVNACLDRIRASKIRRLEALPDDVEDRGTLVATAVHDDRPEEAAEDNERRRRVLAALATLPADQRAALVLVDMEGYPVAEVALMLDCAEGTVKSRCSRGRTRLAGLLADLHHPAGDPPHGNPPPDGPVQPTVRPRGPPRA
- the trxB gene encoding thioredoxin-disulfide reductase; amino-acid sequence: MSETTGTRNVIIIGSGPSGYTAAVYAARAALEPLVFEGSVTAGGALMNTTEVENFPGFRDGIMGPALMDEMRAQAERFGAELVSDDVVEVDLTGDVKVVRTATDTYTARSVILSTGSGYRKLGLPREDELSGRGVSWCATCDGFFFREQAIAVVGGGDSAIEEATFLTRFASKVYLIHRRDELRASKIMQERAFADPKLEMVWNSEVAAINGADKLESIDLRDTVTGEERRLDVTGLFIAIGHDPRSELLTGQVDLDDDGYVLVEHPSTKTNLPGVFAAGDLVDHHYRQAITAAGTGCAAALDAERFIAALDHEASTAGDAAATVEAIAEEVQTAGA
- a CDS encoding MarR family transcriptional regulator; the protein is MTTPTDVLDRVLHLATLVQADLARFEREQGLTTSRVHVLWVVGAGGPSTQQALAQALGVTPRNVTGLVDGLVASGHVTREDHPTDRRATLVTLTELGTRTVDDLVASHTDLAGRLFGDVPPERLAVFSEVLDDTTGRFARLMEEA